TGCCAAGAGATTGGTTGAAGCAGGCGTCGATCGTATTGAAGCAGGTTTTGCGGCAAGCAGTGAAGAGGATAGAATTGCAGTAGCAAATATCGTCAAGGAAGTTAAGGGTGCTGAAATATGGGGCTTTGGTCGCTGTGTTGTAAACGATGTAAAAATAATTGCAGAAACCGGGGTAAAGCATACAGTATTGGAAACATACACAAGCCCTTATAAAATGAAAGCGTGGAATGCTTCGGAAGAGGTTGTATTGAAAAGAATCCGCGATGCAGTAAGTGCTGCCAAGCAGGAAAACATTTATACGGCTTTCTTCGCAGTTGATGCTACCCGCTCTGAGCCTGAGTTTCTTAAAAAAGCGTACCAGGCTGCAGTAAAGGATTGTGGAGCTGATGAAATTGTTATCGTTGATACGCTGGGGGTTGCTACACCAGAGGCCATGGCTTACTTGACAAAGCTTGTAAAATCCTGGGTGGATGTTCCGGTTGCAGTTCATTGCCACAATGACTTTGGTTTAGCATTGGCCTGCACATTAGCTTGCCTAAAAGAGGGCGCCGATTGCGCTCATGTTACAGTAAACGGTTTAGGCGAAAAGAGCGGAAATGCCGATATTGCTGAATTAGCTATTGCACTTCATGGCCTTTACGGTATTGAAACAAATTTAAAACTGGATAAATTATATGACCTGAGCAAACTTGTTGAGGAGATAACCAAAGTTCCCGTATCGCCTATGCGTCCGGTGGTTGGAGATATGGTGTTTACTCGTGAAAGCGGGTTGGTAGTGGCCCAGATGCTGTCATATCCTCCGTCGGTTGAAGGCTACGCTCCGGAAGTTGTTGGCCGTAAGAGGGAAGTGTCATTAGGTAAAAAGAGCGGTAAGAAGTCCATTGAGTATGCCCTTGATCAAGTAAACGTAGAATTATCTGAGGATAAGATTGATATCTTGCTTGAAGAGGTGAAAGCTTTCAGTACGCAAAAAAAAGGTTCAGTAAGCCTTGATGAGTTTAAAGTAATGGCTTTAAGGCTCAAAGTTTAGGAAGCCAAATATAGTCTACACAGTTTGCAGACAAACACGGTTTCCACTAGTGGCGGAAGCCGTGTTTTTTTATCAAATAACATAGTACTACAATGTTGAATGTTGAATTACCAGTACCCTTACATTACCAATGCAATGTAAGCGCTAAATAATCGTACGCATGTTCAACCAGCGAAAATCATGAGAAAATACCTCCATAAGATCACAGAATGGAGGTATTCAATTGACTAAGCAAGAACGGCAGGCGCTGGTAGCTGAATGCCGGGCAAGCGGTATGACAGCAAAGGCATGGTGTAAAACAAAGGGTATTGAGTATCGTCAGTATATTGGCTGGGCAACGCGGGTAAACCGGGAAGACCAAAATCAACCGCAACAGTGGGCTGATGTAACCATGATAAAAGAGGGACGCCCTACAGAAATTAAGCTTAACTGCGGCAAATGGACTATTTGTGTGGGTCCCGGTTTTAGCCCCTCCTTACTTACGGATGTGCTTAGGGTTGTGGAGGGCCTATGCTGAAAGAAATCACCAGCTATGATGGGATATATCTCGCTTGTGGAGCCACTGATCTACGGAGATCGGTCGACGGACTGGCCATAATCATAAAGCAGGAATTCAAGATGGATCCCTTTGGGAACTATCTTTTCCTCTTCTGCAACAAGAACCGCAATCGGCTAAAAGCCCTGAGCTGGGATCGTAACGGCTTTATACTGTATTACAAAAGGCTGGACGGTGCGGGGGCCCGGTTTGTTTGGCCGAACAAGCCGGCCGATGTAAGGAACATAACGGTCAAGCAACTGCGCCTACTCATGGAAGGCCTGTCTATCGACCCACCCAAAGGTTTTGGCAATATCACAGCCAGGGACTTCTACTGATGAGGTCTCCACACCACCTCCGGGGTGCTTGATATCACGATTTGAGGCGAAGATTTTATTGCAAAAATGGCTCAAAAACCTTAATTTTACTAGGTTTTTGGGCTTTTTTGTGCTATAATTAAGTCATGAAAACGCTTGATTTTACGGGCCTTGCGCCCGAAGTAACTGCATATATATTAGGACTCGAAACGCAACTGCAGGAACAGGCAGCACGCCTGCAGGAGCAGGCTCAAACCTTAGAATCTCAGAAGGTGCGTATCGACCGACTCACGGATATGCTGGTTAAGTTTCAGAAGGCCGTGTACGGGCAATCGAGTGAAAAGAGAAAGTATGTGCTTGGCGAGGATACAAATCAGCTCTCTCTTTTCAACGAGGCGGAGGCCGAAGCCAACCGGAACGCGCCGGAACCCAAGAAAATTACTGTTGCTGAACATGTTCGGAAAGCCAAACGTACCAAGGAAGAGTTGGCCGCTGACGTTCCTGTGGTGGAGATTCTCTGTGATCTTGACGAAGAGCAGCGTGTTTGTGAGACATGCGGCGGAAAAATGCGAGTCCTCGGCAAAGAGACTATTCGCGAAGAATTAGAATTCATTCCGGCCCAGGCAAGGCTGCTTCGCTATGTCCGGGAGAGCTATGTTTGTGAGAGCTGCGAGAAGGAAACGGGAGAAGCCACCATCACTAAAGCGCCTGTCCCAGCCCCGGTCATTAAAAAGAGTCTTGCTTCACCATCATCAGTTGCTTACGTTATGTACCAGAAATATGTAAACGCCATGCCGCTCTACCGCCAGGAAAAAGACTGGGCCAATCAAGGCATAATTCTTTCCAGAGCGACTTTGGCCAACTGGATTATACGGGCGGCAACTGACTGGCTTGAGCCTCTTTGGGAAACAATGAAGTCTCATTTGCTTAATGAGGCTGTGATTCACGCGGATGAGACGGTAATCCAGGTACTCAAGGAAGAAGGTAAAAAGCCAACATCGGAGTCGAGGATGTGGGTGTACTGTTCCGGTAATACCTGTGGGCCTCCTGTAGTGCTGTTTGAATACCAGCCCACGCGCTCGGGCGAGCATGCCAGGCGTTTCTTGAACGGCTTTAGCGGTTATCTGCAGACCGATGGTTACAGCGGATACGATAAAGTACAAAATATTACCCGATGCGGCTGCTGGGCTCATCTCCGACGCAAGTACCAGGATGCGCTGCCGAGGAACGGAGATGTAAATGGCTCCACTGCTGCCATTGGATTTGACTATTGCAACCAGCTGTTTTCCATTGAGAAGGAATTAGAAATGCTTACTCCGGAAGAACGGAAATTTAAGCGTCAGGAACGGTCCAAGCCAGTCCTTGAGGCTTATTGGTCATGGCTTGAAACCGCAAATCCGCTTCAAGGCTCCAAACTTGCTGAGGCCATCAATTATTCTGTAAACCAAAAAGCTACATTAGGCGTATTTCTTGAAGATGGGCGTATTGAGTTATCTAATAACCGGGCTGAGAACGCGCTCAGGCCATTCGTAGTCGGAAGAAAAGGCTGGTTGTTCGCGGATACGACCAAGGGAGCCAAAGCCAGCGCCATTATTTACAGTATTGTGGAAACGGCAAAGGTGAATAAACTAAACGTCTACAAGTACCTGCTACATATCTTCAGCACAATGCCGGCGCTTGATTTTAAGGCAGAGCCATCACTCCTTGAAAGCTTTCTACCCTGGTCAGATAAGTTGCCGGACTGCTGCCATAACGGGAATAATTGAATAATAGATCATCGAAACCCGGTACGACGAGAGAATCGTGCCGGGGTTTTATTTTCTTGCGCACCTCAATATTTAGCGCTTACAATGCAATAAACCTTGAACCTATGTAAAACAGGTATCAAGGGGGTAATGATTGTGAGCCAAAATATAATAAAGAAAATATCACCGTTTGCATTGCCAAAACTTCAAAGGTACCTTGATAAGTTTATGAATATCTTTCGCCGTAGTGATACTATGAATGCCGCAGAGCGCTATATAACGGGTTTATTAAGCGATATTCCTTATAAAAACTGCGGAATGATGGCCGAATATATGAGCTTGTCCAATCTTCCGTGGAATTTCAGCAGCGTAGTTTTTCTTTGATTTTCACAGATTAACCCACCTGTGATAGTTCAGCGGATTTTTTATTGTTTAAAGCATCTATCAGAAAGGGGGATTTGCTTGTACCCCTTTATTGTCTTTAACTTTTCTTCTGCCAGTATAAAGCCGGACGAAATCCATCTTAAAACCTGATTGCCGCTCTGCCAGTTCTTAACTCGGCCAGTTACATTGAGAGCAGTTCCTATGGCTGATTCAATGGGGTTGGTGTTTGAAAGTGTAGCTCTTAACAGGCCGGGTACTTTCAGTTTGTGAACTGTAAGGGTTTCTTCAAGTCCCTCCATTAAGCTGGCTGCTGCGGATGGATATTTGAATTCAAGCTCTTTTGATATGCCAAGGGATACAACAACCAGATAGTCTCCTGTCTTTACTCCATCCATCTATCATGATTACCGGATAATAATCGTCTATCTGACGGTTCATGAATTCCTGCATTAGCTTTTCTGTTTCTTTTATGAACCTGCGGCTTACAGCGCTTTTTGAGATTGAAAGCGGTTCTTCCGGTACTTCATCCAGGGTATAACCGTAATTTCTAACGGATACGCCATGAAGGATCCTTTGCAATGCTGCATTATTGAGCGCATCTTCCTTCTGAAACTGTATAAGCGTTTCTAGAGGCAATTCTGTGCTTCCGTCTTTAGTTCTGACTCTTGGCTTTTGTACTGCTATTTTCTGGCCCCCTAATACAACGCCGGCTTTTTCATATCCATGCCGGTATGCTGTCCTGGATGGGTCATGCCTGCCTTTCTCCCCGGCATATGATGCAACCTCATCTTCAAGCATGATCTTTAAAGCCTTGATACCCAATTGCACCGATAATGACAGCAGTCCGTCCCGTGCTATTTCCTCCAGTTCTGAAAAATCTACAGTTAGATTTAAGGTCTCATTTACCTTCCCTTGCTGTTCATGGTATAATTCCATTAGTGGCGTCTCCTTTCGTTATTTGGTTTTCCCAACCAACAGTTTAACAAACTGTCGTCAGGAACGCCACTTCAATTTCCACGGACTTTGGGACAATTTCTTGAATATATGGAAGGCACATCAGCTCAATCTTTACAGGACTTTATCACTAACAGTCCCTGGGACCACGAGCAGCTTAACAAGCAAAGAGTAGAACTTATGCTTGAAAATGCAGTAGCTTCTGACGGAGCCCTTATATTTGATGACACAGACTTTCCGAAAAAAGGCAACTGTTCTGTGGGTGTAGCGCGTCAGTACTCAGGCACTCTGGGTAAAGTGGGTAATTGTCAGATAGCCGTAAGCTGTCAATATACAGATCTCAAGTACACATGGCCTGTAAATGCAAGACTGTATCTGCCCGAAAGCTGGACATCTGACATCCGGAGGATGAAGAAAGCCAAGGTTCCCGAAGAGGTTTCTTTTAAAACAAAGCCCCAGATCGCTCTGGAACTTTTGGACCAGGCAAATCAATTGGGTGTAAAGCATAACATCATCCTCGGAGACAGCTTTTACGGCAGGAATAACACTTTCATTGAGGGTCTTGAGGCCCGTGGTGAAACCTATGCATTATCTGTACCCTGCAACTTTACAGTAAGATTTGAACAGGATATTAAAACATTCCTTCCACCTGTAAAGTCAAAAGCTAAACGCACAGGACGGCCAAGGCTCAAGCCCGAACCCACTCCTATGCCTCCACAGTACAGAGTTGACTGGCTCATTGACAAAATACCTCAGGTTACTGGAAGGTCATCTGCTGGAGAGACGGCAGCAAAGGAGAGCTTAAGAAACAGTTTGCTTTCTTAAGGGCTTACTGGTCTACTCAAACCAAGACGGGCAAGCAAGGGTGGCTTGTATTTGAAAGGCCGGTGCCAGGGGAAACCGGCGATACCAAGTATTACTTCAGTGATCTGCCATTGGATACTCCTGATGTAAAGATTGTTGAATATGTTCACAGAAGACATACCATTGACCGTTTCTATCAGGATGCAAAGGACGAACTCGGTCTTGACCAATACGAAGGTCGAATGTGGCATGGCTTTCACAGGCATTTCATCATGGTTATGCTGGCTTATTCCTTCCTTACCCTGCGACGGCGAGTAGAAAGTGAGACAAACAGGCAATATGAAGTTTTGGTCGACAAACCTTGTGTTACATCACCTACTTTCAGCGTCAGGGAAGTTTTTCCCCCTGAAGCAATTTGTACTTGAAAGTATATCTTCCGTAAG
This portion of the Bacillota bacterium genome encodes:
- a CDS encoding homoaconitate hydratase — its product is MEREGFWLSNYNEASEVKGQLKNMKKIKVYDTTLRDGEQSIGVSINAEDKLRIAKRLVEAGVDRIEAGFAASSEEDRIAVANIVKEVKGAEIWGFGRCVVNDVKIIAETGVKHTVLETYTSPYKMKAWNASEEVVLKRIRDAVSAAKQENIYTAFFAVDATRSEPEFLKKAYQAAVKDCGADEIVIVDTLGVATPEAMAYLTKLVKSWVDVPVAVHCHNDFGLALACTLACLKEGADCAHVTVNGLGEKSGNADIAELAIALHGLYGIETNLKLDKLYDLSKLVEEITKVPVSPMRPVVGDMVFTRESGLVVAQMLSYPPSVEGYAPEVVGRKREVSLGKKSGKKSIEYALDQVNVELSEDKIDILLEEVKAFSTQKKGSVSLDEFKVMALRLKV
- a CDS encoding transposase, which produces MELYHEQQGKVNETLNLTVDFSELEEIARDGLLSLSVQLGIKALKIMLEDEVASYAGEKGRHDPSRTAYRHGYEKAGVVLGGQKIAVQKPRVRTKDGSTELPLETLIQFQKEDALNNAALQRILHGVSVRNYGYTLDEVPEEPLSISKSAVSRRFIKETEKLMQEFMNRQIDDYYPVIMIDGWSKDRRLSGCCIPWHIKRA
- a CDS encoding IS66 family transposase: MKTLDFTGLAPEVTAYILGLETQLQEQAARLQEQAQTLESQKVRIDRLTDMLVKFQKAVYGQSSEKRKYVLGEDTNQLSLFNEAEAEANRNAPEPKKITVAEHVRKAKRTKEELAADVPVVEILCDLDEEQRVCETCGGKMRVLGKETIREELEFIPAQARLLRYVRESYVCESCEKETGEATITKAPVPAPVIKKSLASPSSVAYVMYQKYVNAMPLYRQEKDWANQGIILSRATLANWIIRAATDWLEPLWETMKSHLLNEAVIHADETVIQVLKEEGKKPTSESRMWVYCSGNTCGPPVVLFEYQPTRSGEHARRFLNGFSGYLQTDGYSGYDKVQNITRCGCWAHLRRKYQDALPRNGDVNGSTAAIGFDYCNQLFSIEKELEMLTPEERKFKRQERSKPVLEAYWSWLETANPLQGSKLAEAINYSVNQKATLGVFLEDGRIELSNNRAENALRPFVVGRKGWLFADTTKGAKASAIIYSIVETAKVNKLNVYKYLLHIFSTMPALDFKAEPSLLESFLPWSDKLPDCCHNGNN
- the tnpB gene encoding IS66 family insertion sequence element accessory protein TnpB, whose protein sequence is MLKEITSYDGIYLACGATDLRRSVDGLAIIIKQEFKMDPFGNYLFLFCNKNRNRLKALSWDRNGFILYYKRLDGAGARFVWPNKPADVRNITVKQLRLLMEGLSIDPPKGFGNITARDFY
- a CDS encoding IS701 family transposase; the encoded protein is MEGTSAQSLQDFITNSPWDHEQLNKQRVELMLENAVASDGALIFDDTDFPKKGNCSVGVARQYSGTLGKVGNCQIAVSCQYTDLKYTWPVNARLYLPESWTSDIRRMKKAKVPEEVSFKTKPQIALELLDQANQLGVKHNIILGDSFYGRNNTFIEGLEARGETYALSVPCNFTVRFEQDIKTFLPPVKSKAKRTGRPRLKPEPTPMPPQYRVDWLIDKIPQVTGRSSAGETAAKESLRNSLLS